Proteins encoded by one window of Calliopsis andreniformis isolate RMS-2024a unplaced genomic scaffold, iyCalAndr_principal scaffold0133, whole genome shotgun sequence:
- the LOC143187630 gene encoding uncharacterized protein LOC143187630, giving the protein MHRQRTLDLKALKNSTLNYLKEDFFVMKYWFFTTKERLGHAGSCLQSTYHRSQTNILNGLLSLHQHSFVTIATDLEAVDRLYYLKAFLKRRAANLVENIAITAGNYGQT; this is encoded by the exons ATGCATCGCCAACGAACTTTGGACCTTAAAGCTCTCAAAAATTCTACATTAAACTATTTGAAAGAGGATTTCTTCGTGATGAAATATTGGTTTTTTACGACGAAAGAG CGTCTAGGTCATGCCGGCAGCTGTCTTCAATCTACATATCACCGTTCTCAGACAAATATTCTGAATGGGCTTCTTTCGTTACATCAACATTCCTTCGTTACAATCGCTACAGATCTTGAGGCTGTCGATCGTCTGTATTATTTGAAGGCGTTTCTAAAAAGAAGAGCAGCAAACCTTGTGGAGAACATTGCGATCACTGCCGGGAATTATGGACAAACTTAA